In Glycine max cultivar Williams 82 chromosome 7, Glycine_max_v4.0, whole genome shotgun sequence, a single window of DNA contains:
- the LOC100809745 gene encoding actin-related protein 2/3 complex subunit 5A isoform X2, with protein MIKIFPRVPTSLNKSTLLGPTLTFTKYLHREGTLSLSSPSFLHLLVGSSMAGAEGFVEADNAEAIITRIEHKSRKIETLLKQYKPVEALKTALEGTYAIIGDERCKSAHWLVVHRAIMAIKDVDGMLSSLDPEYYDILMKLLFAIGTCIED; from the exons ATGATAAAGATTTTTCCACGTGTGCCAACATCATTAAACAAGAGCACATTATTAGGACCCACCTTAACCTTTACGAAGTACTTGCACCGTGAAgggactctctctctctcttcaccttcatttcttcacttgttggttGGTTCATCTATGGCAGGAGCAGAAGGGTTCGTTGAAGCAGATAATGCAGAGGCCATAATTACCAGAATTGAACACAAATCCCGCAAGATCGAAACTTTACTCAAACA GTATAAGCCCGTGGAAGCCCTTAAAACTGCCCTTGAAGGCACATATGCGATCATTGGGGATGAGCGTTGCAAG TCGGCTCACTGGCTTGTGGTGCACAGAGCTATAATGGCTATAAAAGATGTGGATGGGATGCTTTCTTCCTTGGATCCTGAGTACTATGATATCCTAATGAA GTTGTTATTTGCCATAGGTACTTGTATAGAGGATTAG
- the LOC100810641 gene encoding homeobox-leucine zipper protein HAT3 isoform X2 produces MGEKDDGLGLGLSLKLGWGENNDNNNNQQQHPFNVHKPPQSVPNQRVSVNSLFHFHDRSSEMRSFFRGIDVNLPPPPPSAALAAFDDENGVSSPNSTISSISGKRSEREGNGEENERTSSSRGGGGSDDDEGGACGGDADADASRKKLRLSKEQALVLEETFKEHNTLNPKQKQALAKQLNLMPRQVEVWFQNRRARTKLKQTEVDCEYLKRCCENLTEENRRLQKEVQELRALKLSPHLYMQMNPPTTLTMCPSCERVAVSSASSSSSATMPSALPPANLNPVGPTIQRPMPVNPWAAMLNQHRGRP; encoded by the exons ATGGGTGAGAAAGATGATGGCTTGGGTTTGGGGTTGAGTTTGAAGTTAGGATGGggagaaaataatgataacaataataatcaaCAACAACACCCTTTCAACGTGCACAAGCCTCCTCAATCGGTTCCAAACCAAAGGGTTTCCGTCAATAGCTTGTTCCATTTTCATG ATCGGAGCTCCGAGATGCGGTCGTTCTTCCGCGGAATAGACGTGAATTTGCCACCGCCCCCGCCTTCGGCGGCTCTGGCGGCGTTCGATGACGAGAACGGGGTGTCCTCGCCGAACAGCACGATATCGAGCATCAGCGGGAAGCGGAGCGAGAGAGAGGGAAACGGAGAGGAGAACGAGAGAACGTCGAGTTCTCGCGGCGGCGGCGGAAGCGACGACGATGAAGGCGGCGCGTGTGGTGGAGACGCCGACGCCGATGCGTCGAGGAAGAAGCTGAGGTTGTCTAAGGAACAGGCCTTGGTGCTGGAAGAAACATTCAAGGAACACAATACTCTGAACCCG AAGCAAAAGCAAGCTTTGGCAAAGCAGTTGAATTTGATGCCTAGGCAGGTGGAGGTGTGGTTTCAAAACAGAAGAGCAAG GACCAAATTGAAGCAGACTGAAGTGGATTGTGAATATTTGAAGAGGTGCTGTGAGAATCTAACTGAAGAGAATAGGAGGCTTCAAAAGGAAGTGCAAGAGCTCAGGGCATTGAAGTTATCCCCACATCTTTACATGCAAATGAACCCTCCCACCACTCTCACAATGTGCCCTTCATGTGAGCGTGTTGCTGTCTCATCCGCATCCTCTTCCTCATCGGCCACCATGCCCTCTGCCCTGCCTCCAGCTAATCTCAACCCGGTGGGCCCTACCATCCAGCGGCCAATGCCCGTCAACCCTTGGGCAGCAATGTTGAATCAGCACCGTGGCCGGCCATAA
- the LOC100810641 gene encoding homeobox-leucine zipper protein HAT3 isoform X1, whose product MGEKDDGLGLGLSLKLGWGENNDNNNNQQQHPFNVHKPPQSVPNQRVSVNSLFHFHDENHAMRNTDRSSEMRSFFRGIDVNLPPPPPSAALAAFDDENGVSSPNSTISSISGKRSEREGNGEENERTSSSRGGGGSDDDEGGACGGDADADASRKKLRLSKEQALVLEETFKEHNTLNPKQKQALAKQLNLMPRQVEVWFQNRRARTKLKQTEVDCEYLKRCCENLTEENRRLQKEVQELRALKLSPHLYMQMNPPTTLTMCPSCERVAVSSASSSSSATMPSALPPANLNPVGPTIQRPMPVNPWAAMLNQHRGRP is encoded by the exons ATGGGTGAGAAAGATGATGGCTTGGGTTTGGGGTTGAGTTTGAAGTTAGGATGGggagaaaataatgataacaataataatcaaCAACAACACCCTTTCAACGTGCACAAGCCTCCTCAATCGGTTCCAAACCAAAGGGTTTCCGTCAATAGCTTGTTCCATTTTCATG ACGAAAATCATGCAATGAGGAACAcag ATCGGAGCTCCGAGATGCGGTCGTTCTTCCGCGGAATAGACGTGAATTTGCCACCGCCCCCGCCTTCGGCGGCTCTGGCGGCGTTCGATGACGAGAACGGGGTGTCCTCGCCGAACAGCACGATATCGAGCATCAGCGGGAAGCGGAGCGAGAGAGAGGGAAACGGAGAGGAGAACGAGAGAACGTCGAGTTCTCGCGGCGGCGGCGGAAGCGACGACGATGAAGGCGGCGCGTGTGGTGGAGACGCCGACGCCGATGCGTCGAGGAAGAAGCTGAGGTTGTCTAAGGAACAGGCCTTGGTGCTGGAAGAAACATTCAAGGAACACAATACTCTGAACCCG AAGCAAAAGCAAGCTTTGGCAAAGCAGTTGAATTTGATGCCTAGGCAGGTGGAGGTGTGGTTTCAAAACAGAAGAGCAAG GACCAAATTGAAGCAGACTGAAGTGGATTGTGAATATTTGAAGAGGTGCTGTGAGAATCTAACTGAAGAGAATAGGAGGCTTCAAAAGGAAGTGCAAGAGCTCAGGGCATTGAAGTTATCCCCACATCTTTACATGCAAATGAACCCTCCCACCACTCTCACAATGTGCCCTTCATGTGAGCGTGTTGCTGTCTCATCCGCATCCTCTTCCTCATCGGCCACCATGCCCTCTGCCCTGCCTCCAGCTAATCTCAACCCGGTGGGCCCTACCATCCAGCGGCCAATGCCCGTCAACCCTTGGGCAGCAATGTTGAATCAGCACCGTGGCCGGCCATAA
- the LOC100809745 gene encoding actin-related protein 2/3 complex subunit 5A isoform X1, translated as MIKIFPRVPTSLNKSTLLGPTLTFTKYLHREGTLSLSSPSFLHLLVGSSMAGAEGFVEADNAEAIITRIEHKSRKIETLLKQYKPVEALKTALEGTYAIIGDERCKSAHWLVVHRAIMAIKDVDGMLSSLDPEYYDILMKYLYRGLATGDRPTCDQCLRIHEKLTEKAGLGCILRFLTDTVNTV; from the exons ATGATAAAGATTTTTCCACGTGTGCCAACATCATTAAACAAGAGCACATTATTAGGACCCACCTTAACCTTTACGAAGTACTTGCACCGTGAAgggactctctctctctcttcaccttcatttcttcacttgttggttGGTTCATCTATGGCAGGAGCAGAAGGGTTCGTTGAAGCAGATAATGCAGAGGCCATAATTACCAGAATTGAACACAAATCCCGCAAGATCGAAACTTTACTCAAACA GTATAAGCCCGTGGAAGCCCTTAAAACTGCCCTTGAAGGCACATATGCGATCATTGGGGATGAGCGTTGCAAG TCGGCTCACTGGCTTGTGGTGCACAGAGCTATAATGGCTATAAAAGATGTGGATGGGATGCTTTCTTCCTTGGATCCTGAGTACTATGATATCCTAATGAA GTACTTGTATAGAGGATTAGCTACAGGAGATCGTCCCACGTGTGACCAATGTCTTCGGATTCATGAAAAGTTGACAGAGAAAGCAGGACTAGGTTGCATCCTACGTTTCCTCACTGATACTGTAAATACAGTTTGA
- the LOC100809205 gene encoding peptidyl-prolyl cis-trans isomerase FKBP20-2, chloroplastic isoform X2, protein MLQHSEKALRRTLFLSVLVSAGVFPTLSSYGKTKSKNPYDEKRLLQQNRRIQKENNAPEDFPNFVREGFQVKVVSSDNYVKSDSGLIYRDFVVGQGDFPKDGQQVTFHYIGYNESGRRIDSTYLQGSPAKIRMGTKGLVPGFEEGIKDMRPGGKRRIIIPPELGPPVGPSTFFSSKQFEVFDVELLSVQNCERRTIAFYSDVICN, encoded by the exons ATGTTGCAGCATTCAGAGAAAGCATTGAGGAGGACACTCTTCCTTTCTGTCTTGGTCTCAGCTGGTGTTTTTCCAACTTTGTCTTCTTATGGCAAGACAAAGAGTAAGAATCCGTATGACGAAAAACggttgcttcaacaaaatcGGCGgatacagaaagaaaacaatgcCCCAGAGGACTTTCCAAATTTTGTTAGAGAAG GTTTTCAAGTTAAAGTAGTATCATCGGATAACTATGTAAAGAGTGATTCAGGGCTCATATACCGAGATTTTGTAGTTGGTCAAGGTGATTTTCCAAAGGATGGGCAGCag GTTACGTTTCACTATATTGGCTATAATGAATCTGGACGTCGTATTGACAGCACTTATTTGCAGGGTTCTCCTGCCAAAATCCGCATGGGTACCAAGGGATTAGTTCCag GATTTGAGGAAGGAATTAAAGACATGAGACCGGGTGGAAAGAGAAGAATCATTATTCCCCCTGAACTTGGACCACCA GTAGGACCTTCAACCTTTTTCAGTTCAAAACAGTTTGAAGTTTTTGATGTCGAGCTATTAAGCGTACAAAACTGTGAAAGAAGAACCATAgccttttactcggatgtcatATGCAATTGA
- the LOC100809205 gene encoding peptidyl-prolyl cis-trans isomerase FKBP20-2, chloroplastic isoform X1, which yields MLLASFRLNFPCTVQGTIFCQRKQLTHGCKDQKSKDYIVQDSCMLQHSEKALRRTLFLSVLVSAGVFPTLSSYGKTKSKNPYDEKRLLQQNRRIQKENNAPEDFPNFVREGFQVKVVSSDNYVKSDSGLIYRDFVVGQGDFPKDGQQVTFHYIGYNESGRRIDSTYLQGSPAKIRMGTKGLVPGFEEGIKDMRPGGKRRIIIPPELGPPVGPSTFFSSKQFEVFDVELLSVQNCERRTIAFYSDVICN from the exons ATGTTGTTGGCGTCTTTTCGTT TGAACTTCCCTTGTACTGTGCAAGGAACTATATTTTGTCAAAGGAAGCAATTAACTCATGGATGCAAAGACCAAAAATCAAAGGATTACAT AGTGCAGGATAGCTGCATGTTGCAGCATTCAGAGAAAGCATTGAGGAGGACACTCTTCCTTTCTGTCTTGGTCTCAGCTGGTGTTTTTCCAACTTTGTCTTCTTATGGCAAGACAAAGAGTAAGAATCCGTATGACGAAAAACggttgcttcaacaaaatcGGCGgatacagaaagaaaacaatgcCCCAGAGGACTTTCCAAATTTTGTTAGAGAAG GTTTTCAAGTTAAAGTAGTATCATCGGATAACTATGTAAAGAGTGATTCAGGGCTCATATACCGAGATTTTGTAGTTGGTCAAGGTGATTTTCCAAAGGATGGGCAGCag GTTACGTTTCACTATATTGGCTATAATGAATCTGGACGTCGTATTGACAGCACTTATTTGCAGGGTTCTCCTGCCAAAATCCGCATGGGTACCAAGGGATTAGTTCCag GATTTGAGGAAGGAATTAAAGACATGAGACCGGGTGGAAAGAGAAGAATCATTATTCCCCCTGAACTTGGACCACCA GTAGGACCTTCAACCTTTTTCAGTTCAAAACAGTTTGAAGTTTTTGATGTCGAGCTATTAAGCGTACAAAACTGTGAAAGAAGAACCATAgccttttactcggatgtcatATGCAATTGA